From one Mycolicibacterium sp. HK-90 genomic stretch:
- a CDS encoding YafY family protein: MRADRLVAILLLLQQREQVTASEVALELEVSERTARRDLEALSVAGLPVYSVQGRGGGWRLLGGARTDLSGLTAGEARALFLVAGPASTAPPGVKTALRKLVRALPEPFREQAEAAATSLVVDPGHWGSSRHEPRRPRFLDELQEAVIRGVQVRLGYVDRKGSETERTVHPLGIVAKGSTWYLVSTTEAGRRTFRIDRVSSVELTDDSVQRPEGFDLAESWREIADEVDRKRTPFEAQATCAPDALGLLRMALGVRLEVGGSAPDGRIEIVIRGRDEYTLAGELAGLNDWLEVTGPQGVRDHLASIGLALVARYRHQPRRAGPE, encoded by the coding sequence GTGCGAGCAGACCGGTTAGTGGCCATCCTCCTGCTGCTCCAACAACGCGAGCAGGTCACAGCTTCGGAGGTCGCTCTGGAGTTGGAGGTTTCCGAACGGACCGCCCGCCGCGACCTCGAAGCGTTGTCCGTTGCCGGGCTGCCGGTGTACTCCGTGCAGGGCCGAGGGGGCGGGTGGCGCCTCCTGGGCGGCGCTCGCACCGACCTCTCGGGGCTGACGGCGGGCGAGGCTCGGGCTCTGTTTCTGGTAGCCGGACCGGCGTCGACGGCACCCCCGGGCGTGAAGACCGCGCTGCGCAAGCTCGTACGCGCGCTCCCCGAGCCCTTCCGGGAGCAGGCCGAGGCGGCCGCGACATCACTCGTCGTAGACCCAGGACATTGGGGATCCAGCCGGCACGAGCCCCGACGACCCCGGTTCCTCGATGAACTGCAAGAGGCGGTGATCCGCGGCGTCCAGGTACGGCTCGGCTACGTCGACCGCAAGGGCTCCGAGACCGAGCGGACCGTCCACCCACTGGGCATCGTCGCCAAGGGCTCAACGTGGTATCTGGTCTCCACGACGGAGGCCGGTCGACGGACCTTCCGGATCGACCGTGTCTCATCGGTCGAGTTGACAGACGATTCCGTCCAACGACCCGAGGGATTCGACCTCGCCGAGAGCTGGCGCGAGATCGCCGACGAGGTCGACCGAAAGCGCACCCCCTTCGAGGCCCAAGCCACGTGTGCTCCCGACGCGCTCGGCTTGCTCCGGATGGCACTTGGGGTTCGTCTCGAAGTTGGCGGTTCCGCGCCCGACGGTCGGATCGAGATCGTCATCCGGGGCCGCGACGAGTACACCCTCGCAGGCGAACTCGCCGGGCTGAACGATTGGCTCGAAGTCACCGGTCCGCAAGGGGTGCGCGACCATCTCGCTTCGATCGGCCTCGCGCTTGTGGCGCGGTACCGACACCAACCTCGACGTGCCGGTCCGGAATAA